The region CTCCAGGGGCTCCGCCTCGCCCTGCAGCGGCGCCAGGGTGAGGCGGTCGTCGCCCGCCAAAAAGCGCAAGGCCTGCGAGCCGTAGGGGGGGGCGCCCGTCAGCATGTGAAAGAGCACGGCGCCCACCGCGTAGAGGTCGCTGCGGGGGTCGCTGCGGTCGCCCCTGAACTGCTCCGGGGCCATGTAGTTGGGGGTGCCCAAGAGCATGCCGGGCGCGGTGATGGCGGTCATGGCCAGGTCCTTGGCGAAGCCGAAGTCGGTCAAGAGCGCCTTGTCGCCCTTGATCATGATGTTGGACGGCTTCACGTCGCAGTGGATCACGTTCATGCCGTGGGCGTAGTCGAGCGCCCTCAGGACGTCGGCGGCTATCCTGACCGCCCGCTTGGGCCGGATGGTGCCGCCGCGCAGCGCCTCCGCCAAGCTCATGCCCGAGCAGTAGGCGTAGATGATGCGGTCGCCCTCGGTGGCTAGGAGCGGGATGATGTTGTCGTGCTGAAGCTTCTTCACCACGCTGGCCTCGCGCCTCAGCCGCGCCTCGAGGACATGCGAGAAGCCCTGCAGGCGCTTGACCACCACCAGCCGGTCATGCCACTGCGCCAGCTCCACCCGCATGGGGCCGCTGCTCGATAACACGCGCACAGGGGTCAGCATCGTTATCAACTTAACACATCCTCGCCCGCTGTAGACAAGCTGTAGACAAGCTGTAGACAAGTCGTAAGCCTGCGCCAGGCGACGCTCCGACCGGCCTGCCGCCGATCGCTTAGACTGGGACGCGTGCTGTCCCCTTTGCCGTGCCCGGTAGGCATCTGATGCAGACCCCCAAACCTCGCCCCCAGGCGCGCCGGTCCGGTGCGCGCGGCGCGCTGACCCTGATGGTCGGCACCCTGGCGAGCCGGCTCAGCGGCCTCTTGCGCCAGACGCTCATGGTCAACCTCTTTGCGCAGGAGGTGCTGGCCGCCTTTTTGGTCGCCACCCGCATTCCCAACCTGTTTCGCGAGCTTCTGGCCGAGGGGGCGCTCAGCAACGCCTTCGTGCCGGTCTACAGGTCGCTGCCGCCGGAAGAGCGCCGCGAGCTCTCAGGCGCCCTCCTCAAGCTTCTTTTGGGCGTCAACGCCCTGCTCGTCGGCGCGGCGATGTGGGCGGCGCCCGCGGTCGTGACGCTGCTGCTGGGCGGCACCGCCACCGATATCGACTACGACCTCACCGTGCGGCTCACCCGCTTGGTCTTTCCCTTTCTGGCGGCCATCTCCCTGGCCGCGCTCATCATGGGCATCCTGAACGCCGAGGAGCGCTTCGCGGCGCCGGCCTGGGCGCCCGTGGCCTTCAACGCCGTCACCATCGCCCTGATGCTGCTCTTTCCCGGTCAGGCGACCACGCTGGCCGTCGCCTTCGTGCTGGGCGGAGTAGCGCAACTCTTCGTGCAGGTGCCGGCGCTCCTTGGGCTCGGCGTCTTTCCCGCGCTCGCCGCCCCGTGGCACCGGAGCCTGGGCCGCGTTCTCGTCCTGGCGGGGCCCTTTACCTTTACCACCGGCGCCCGGCAGCTTCTCAACCTCGTCGCCTACCGGGTGCTCAACACCCTTCCCAGCGCCTCGGCCAACGTGGTGGCCTTTGAGAACGCCAACCTCGTCTTCATGCTCGCCCTGGCGCTCTTCAGCGTCTCGCCGGCGGTCGCCTTCTATTCGCGGCTGAGCGCCGACGCCCACGAGGCGCCCGAAGCGTTCTCCCACACGCTGCTGAGCGGCCTCCGGCTGATCAGCTTCCTGACGGTTCCGGCGGGCCTCTTCACCCTCGTGCTGGCCGGCCCGGCGATCGAGACGCTCTTCAACTGGAGCGGCCGGGTGGACCCGGACTACCGGCTCATGCTGAGCCTCTCCGCCTCAGCCCTCGCTCCCCTGGGGCTGGCGATCTTTCCCTGGGGCGTCAACAACCTGCTGATCAGGCCCTTCTACGTCCGCGAGAACATCCGCACGCCCGTCATGATCAACGTCGTCTTCATCTCGCTGAACGCCCTGCTCTACTTCCTGCTGGCGCCGCGCTACGGCCTCGTCGGCATGTCCTGGAGCACGGTGCTGGTGGGCTGGCTGCAGCTCGCCGTCCTGCTCTTTTGGATGCGCCGCGACGAAGGGCTCGAGGTCGCGGCCTTCGTCCGTCACGCCGCCAGGGTGTGGCTGGCCGCTGGCTTCGGCGCGGGGCTCGCCTATCTCGCCCTGCTGCTCGTCGCCTTTCCAGCGGGCTGGCCCGGCTTCGGCCTGCAAGCGGCTCTCGGCGGAGGCGTGGCCGCTCTGACCTTTGGTGCGGCCGCTGCGGCCTTGCGCCTGCCCGAGCTCGAGCCCTTGGTGAGCCGCTTTGGGCGCTAGCGGGCCGCAGGAGCCCGGACGATCAGCGACTGAAAGTGAAAGTCCGCGCCCCTTTCGACCTCCACCCGCCGAAAGTACTCGAGGTCGAAGAGGACCATGAGCCGCTCGAGCACCCCCCGGTCGCGGTAGTAGGCGAAAAAGCGCTTGGGGTCGTGCGGGTCCTCGGGCCAGACGCCCTCGAAGTCCTGCCCGCCGTAAACGCCCATATAGAAGAGGCCGGCCGGCTTCAGCAGGGTGCGGACGACCCCCAGCACCGCAGGCAAGGTTTCCTTGGGAACGTGCAGCAGGCTGTTCAGAGCGTAGACGGCGTCGAACGAGGCCGCCGGGAAGTCGAGGCTCAAAAAGTCCATGACCTGCGCCTCGAGGCCCTTGGCGCGGCAGAGCCGGACCATCTCCGGCGACAGGTCCGTGCAGGTCACCGTCAGGCCGCGCTCCTGAAAGAACCTGCCGTCGCGCCCCGGTCCCGCGCCGAGCTCGAGCAGCGTGCGCTTGCCCTCCCCGTGCAGGTAGCCGAGAAACTCGTCCCGCTCCCTTTCCTTCCACGCGGAAAGACCGCTTCCCTCCCGCTCCTCGGCGCTGCGGTCGTAAGCCCTTCGCAAATCGGCGATGACGCGGCGGTACATAATCCCTGTCCTCCCCAATGATACCACAGCGACGGTTCAGGCTCGACTCGGCTGCACCCAGCACCTCCATCCCAGTGGAGACGTTAAGGTGGCTCTAGCTCTGGTCCAGCTCGATTGACCAGGTATTGCGCAAAATGCCAGTTTGCTCTTCACAAATTGTGAGCTTTGTGCTTATAATTGTTGATGAATCCAAGTGTGGATGAGGAAAGGATGAGTCATGTTCACAGCTTTATCCGGTGCCGAAGTCAAGGATACGGTGGAGGTGGGGCTCGAGCCGCGGCCCTTCGTCGCCTTGTCCGTCACCACGGGAAGCGGCAGCATTGCCGTGCAACCCCCAAAGGAAGGCGCCTTTCATATCACCGCCAGGGTGACGGTTCGCGCGCCGACGCAAGAGCAGGCTATGAGCGTCATGAACGCCCTCCGTCAGGACCCGCCCGTGGTGGACGGCGGCGAGGAGGTCGTCGTCGGAGACCTGCGAAAGTACGGTCTGTCAGGGCTGAGCGGCGTCACGCTGTCGATCGACTTCGACGTCGAGACGCCCCGTGAGACGGCGCTCAAGCTCAAGTCGGGTTCGGGCAGCCAACATATCAGCGCCATACGCGGCCCCGTGCAAGCTCAGGCGGGGTCGGGAGAG is a window of Deinococcota bacterium DNA encoding:
- the murJ gene encoding murein biosynthesis integral membrane protein MurJ; the encoded protein is MPGRHLMQTPKPRPQARRSGARGALTLMVGTLASRLSGLLRQTLMVNLFAQEVLAAFLVATRIPNLFRELLAEGALSNAFVPVYRSLPPEERRELSGALLKLLLGVNALLVGAAMWAAPAVVTLLLGGTATDIDYDLTVRLTRLVFPFLAAISLAALIMGILNAEERFAAPAWAPVAFNAVTIALMLLFPGQATTLAVAFVLGGVAQLFVQVPALLGLGVFPALAAPWHRSLGRVLVLAGPFTFTTGARQLLNLVAYRVLNTLPSASANVVAFENANLVFMLALALFSVSPAVAFYSRLSADAHEAPEAFSHTLLSGLRLISFLTVPAGLFTLVLAGPAIETLFNWSGRVDPDYRLMLSLSASALAPLGLAIFPWGVNNLLIRPFYVRENIRTPVMINVVFISLNALLYFLLAPRYGLVGMSWSTVLVGWLQLAVLLFWMRRDEGLEVAAFVRHAARVWLAAGFGAGLAYLALLLVAFPAGWPGFGLQAALGGGVAALTFGAAAAALRLPELEPLVSRFGR
- a CDS encoding serine/threonine protein kinase; the protein is MRVLSSSGPMRVELAQWHDRLVVVKRLQGFSHVLEARLRREASVVKKLQHDNIIPLLATEGDRIIYAYCSGMSLAEALRGGTIRPKRAVRIAADVLRALDYAHGMNVIHCDVKPSNIMIKGDKALLTDFGFAKDLAMTAITAPGMLLGTPNYMAPEQFRGDRSDPRSDLYAVGAVLFHMLTGAPPYGSQALRFLAGDDRLTLAPLQGEAEPLEGAIGRALSRDPKARFESAAEMLRALAEVHR
- a CDS encoding class I SAM-dependent methyltransferase: MYRRVIADLRRAYDRSAEEREGSGLSAWKERERDEFLGYLHGEGKRTLLELGAGPGRDGRFFQERGLTVTCTDLSPEMVRLCRAKGLEAQVMDFLSLDFPAASFDAVYALNSLLHVPKETLPAVLGVVRTLLKPAGLFYMGVYGGQDFEGVWPEDPHDPKRFFAYYRDRGVLERLMVLFDLEYFRRVEVERGADFHFQSLIVRAPAAR
- a CDS encoding DUF4097 domain-containing protein, whose translation is MFTALSGAEVKDTVEVGLEPRPFVALSVTTGSGSIAVQPPKEGAFHITARVTVRAPTQEQAMSVMNALRQDPPVVDGGEEVVVGDLRKYGLSGLSGVTLSIDFDVETPRETALKLKSGSGSQHISAIRGPVQAQAGSGEVVIGEIARGVEVTSGSGAITVRRALSAEARAGSGAISLQDIEGPAAARTGSGRIFVVAAGGDLLAHSSSGGIRVDSALPAGAAWRLEAASGSIEVRLG